From the Corythoichthys intestinalis isolate RoL2023-P3 chromosome 6, ASM3026506v1, whole genome shotgun sequence genome, the window cagtctccagtcatgtgaatttgcatattaagttctaaccgtttccagatttagcagATAAGATATAAATTTAggctttaaattaaatatttagttctggatttaaacaatcaggtccaaaacatcttatacaaataaatatttaagttgctaaacaatgttgtaaatgtgcaaaaaaaaaaaaaagtgactctaaaaatttcacaccacattttaaacactgtctcgcgctaaatgtgagaaaatgtcgtaattttgagcatgtgctgctttacaaacggggcCCCATACAATGACAATCTATTCTTGGGTAGGGTGCTCGTATGCACATGTGATGATGAAGATTAAGTGGATACCACTTGGTTTGATGACTTCGAGGGAGCTGTTAAGAGATAAAAACACAAGACGCACATCATCACAGTAACCCTCGACAATGTTATTACAATACTTAATCATTCAAACAAGGTTTGCTTTTTCTTAAGTGAGCAGTAGTACTTGTAACCTCCAGCTTTAACAACAAAGGAACCCGAGTCAGAACGTTGATTGACAGTGCATCGCATCCTAGTTCCCAGTCAGCCCCTGTAACAGTCACATTAATTTGAGAACATTCGAGTGCGCGTCTACAGTATGTTGATCTCAAATGAGCCGGGCTGTAGTATACGCAAGGTGACAATGTGCTTAAAACCTTTTCTAAACCAAGGGTAGAAAAAGGCGTATATCAACGGGTTTATCAAAGAATTGCTATAGTACAGGTATACGGTGTAAATAGTTAAGAGATCGTTctgaaaaaaatcatatacTTGAGACACAGCAAAATATGGACAGAAGCAAATGAGGAATACGAGAACAACAACGCCTAGCGTTGTGGCGGCCTTCAACTCTGATCTCCTTGCTCCTAAAGGGAGAGACCGTTGTCGTTTGCCATGTGTAACGTGAGAGCGCATGGCCCGCGCCTGAGACACGGCAACCACAAACACTCTCACGTACAGTGTGACGATTATGCTCAGCGGAAGGATGAAAGCCACCAACAGATCCAACAGTCCTTTACTGTATTTTAACATAAACACACACTCTCCATCACAGGAACTTTCTGGATGGATTAGCACATCAGACAAAATGAATCCACAGTAAGCAAGCAATAACAACCAGCACAGACAAACGCAGCATTGAATTCTTTTCACAGTCACTTTGGTGTTATAATGCAGAGGATAACAAATAGCCAAATAACGGTCAATTGATATCATCACCATGTTATAAACCGCCGCACTCGACACAAAATAAGTTGTATAAATACAAAAAGAACACAGATGAACACCAAGAGACCAGCAGGAAGTCAGCCTGTAAAATTCTCCTGGTATTATCAGCAAGCCCACCAGGTTGTCGCTGACTGCCAAAGAGAGGAGGAGGAAGTTGGTGGGAGTGTGGAGCTGCCTACGCACACGTGAAACAACAACGTTAAAACACTTTACAAGTCCTGGGGTTTCATTTAAAATGAGGTTCAACGGAATACTTGCCCGAAGTAGGAGATTGAGATGATGACGATCAGATTGAGCAGCACTGTGAAGATCGCGATGACAGGCAGCAGGGAATAGGTAAGCAAACCTTCAGTTGAGGGCTTCCTGCAAGAAATGTTACCTAGCTGTGGGAAGCAAAGATCAAATTCATTATCAGTGAACATGGAGAAGATGGAGCCCGGACAGCCTTCTGTCGAAACTTCTCTGCTGTCCATCTCATTTATGTGTTTCGAGTGCCCTCCCCAAGCAATTGTGATTGGTGAAAGTATGCTGTCATAATGACCGCCACACCCTAGAGCTGACAATCGACAGTCCTACATTTTTAATGTCATATATTAAACATCACCTCAaatgtactagtccttctaaaaaaaattgcatattgtgataaagatcTTCTgtcttttctgtaatgtactgataaacattagactttaatatattttagattcattacacataactgaagtagttcaggtcttttattgttttaatattgatgattttggcaaaaaaaagtcaagaaaaaccaaaagtctctctctcaaaaaatttgcatatttcatccgaccaacacaaaaaaagtgttttttaataccaaaaagtcaaccttcaaataattatatcagctatgcactcaatacttggccgggaatccttttgcagaaatgactgcttcaatgcggcgtggcatggaggcaatatgCCTCTGGCACTCCTCagttgttatggaggcccaggatgcttcgatagcggtcttaagctcatccacagtgttgggtctggtgtctctcaacttctttACATTATTCCACAGATTCTctttggggttcaggtcaggagagttggcaggccaatggcgt encodes:
- the LOC130917992 gene encoding trace amine-associated receptor 13c-like, whose amino-acid sequence is MFTDNEFDLCFPQLGNISCRKPSTEGLLTYSLLPVIAIFTVLLNLIVIISISYFGQLHTPTNFLLLSLAVSDNLVGLLIIPGEFYRLTSCWSLGVHLCSFCIYTTYFVSSAAVYNMVMISIDRYLAICYPLHYNTKVTVKRIQCCVCLCWLLLLAYCGFILSDVLIHPESSCDGECVFMLKYSKGLLDLLVAFILPLSIIVTLYVRVFVVAVSQARAMRSHVTHGKRQRSLPLGARRSELKAATTLGVVVLVFLICFCPYFAVSQVYDFFQNDLLTIYTVYLYYSNSLINPLIYAFFYPWFRKGFKHIVTLRILQPGSFEINIL